From the genome of Aquiluna borgnonia:
GCATACGTCTCCATAAAGCGGAGAAATGAGCTTCCTCCACACCAGGATGAAGGCGATCAAAAAGTTTCTTGGGAAAGTCCTCAAAAAATACAGCGCTTTCAACTTGATACTCGCTTTAGAGCCTGATCCAGAAAATCGCTCCACTCTTCGGGGCTGGCGGTAAACGCCGCTTGCCGCATTCTGAAAACCCCTTTGATCTTCAGTTCCGTGGAGAGTTTTGGCCGAAGAGCATTCAATAATCTTCGCTTGATGCGATTTCGAACGACCGAATTCCCCAATACGCGGCCAGTTATTACGGCAAACTGAGAAGTCTCACTTGGTAAGTAGTGAAGGGTAAACAACGGGCTAGAAAACCGTTGGCCGGATTTTACGACCTCGCGAATTTCGCCTCCGGAACGAAGGCGTAGAGCCCGCGGAAGCAGGTTAGAACCTTAGGCGCTTAGCTCTTCGCGGCCCTTGCGGCGACGGGCTGCCAGGATGGCACGACCTGCACGGGTACGCATGCGAGCACGGAAGCCGTGGGTCTTTGCACGACGACGGTTGTTCGGCTGAAAGGTGCGCTTGCTCACTTCAAATCTCCCTGGTTTATTCGGACACGTGGTCCAAGACAACTTCAGTACTTTACGGCATGGGTCCAGATTGAGTCAAGCAGATATCCGAAATATGGACCAT
Proteins encoded in this window:
- the rnpA gene encoding ribonuclease P protein component — its product is MLPRALRLRSGGEIREVVKSGQRFSSPLFTLHYLPSETSQFAVITGRVLGNSVVRNRIKRRLLNALRPKLSTELKIKGVFRMRQAAFTASPEEWSDFLDQALKRVSS
- the rpmH gene encoding 50S ribosomal protein L34; this translates as MSKRTFQPNNRRRAKTHGFRARMRTRAGRAILAARRRKGREELSA